The DNA window TTTGCCTTTGCTAATCTTTTAATTGATGATGTTCTGTAATCATTGATATTATGGCAGCTATCATTCATCGTCATTCTTCAATCCAGCTATAcagatgaaaataaattatcaGTATGCAAAGGTGATATCAAATCTTTCATTCATGACAGTTAATAAGTTGTTTAAGTTGTAACCTAATTTTAGGCAACTGAGCACAAAATATATACCAATAACAACAGGTCCATAAATATTGCAAAAACATATAGACTACACATTTTCAAACACTTCTTTGAAGACAACATTTGTTGTGGTGGTCAATGGAAGTTTCTCCTTATCATGGATCAAGATTTTAAGGCCTTTTCTGCTCTTTACTCTTGAAACTGCAACATATAACTGGCCATGGCTGAATACGCTCCTCGGCAAATATATGCCAACATGATCCAAAGACTGACCTTGAGATTTATTAATAGTCATAGCATAACAGACCGTTATAGGAAACTGTCTTCGTGTCATCCTGAATGGCCATGGCGTCTGCGTTGGAGTAATGTCCATTCGTGCAATATAAATGATACCGCCGATGTTCTTGCCTGAAATGATTTTAGCTTCGATAACATGATCAGCCAATCTTGTAACGATTAGACGTGTTCCATTGCATAAGCCTTCTGCTTGATCAATATTCCTGAGCAGCATGATTGGAGTATTTACTTTCAATCTGATCCTATGATTAGGAAGTCCCGACGTTCTCAATCCATTCAGAAACTCAGGAgttaaaacatcaaaacattcatTGCCATCACCATCATGCGTGTCGACTGAATCAGAGCTTAGGTATTCCTTTTCATCCCCTGAAAATGGAGTGACTTATATTATGATCTGTTAAAGATGGAAGTGAAAAATCATCGGATAAATGTTcacaaaaaatttaatattacctggaagattgtctaATACATAGTGATTTATTTCATCTACTGTCTCAATTGTTCCATCCAATATTGCCCTTGACTGCAGAAAAGCTACATTATTGAATTTAGCTTCAAAATTTGGATAAGTGTTTTCGAATATGGCTCGAAGGGGATCATCAAAATTAGATATCAAAATATCTGCTGGGATATCAATATCAGCATAGCCATCGTTAGGTTCTGCTAGTTTTCCATCTCCAACTTTTAATATCCAATTTGAAAACCGTTCTAACTCGGATGCTGATGTGGTCGTCCCAGATTGCTGAAGCCTCATGTTTTTTGTAAGTTTCAAAACCTTACAATGATCCCAAATGTATGATGAATTGATAGTTGCATGAATTATATCTGAACGGCTGCCTCTTGGAATAACCGGTAGAATCTGTCTGAAATCCCCACCAAACACAATTACCTTCCCACCAAATATTTTATCAGATGACCTGGTTCCACCCATGATATCTCTGAGTGTTTTATCCAAAGCTTCAAAACAAAATTTGTGACACATGGGAGCTTCATCCCAAATAATCAATTTTGATAGTTTTAGCATGTCACCCCTGTCACTACCCTTGTTAATGTCGCATGTCGAAGATTCAAGTGT is part of the Vicia villosa cultivar HV-30 ecotype Madison, WI linkage group LG2, Vvil1.0, whole genome shotgun sequence genome and encodes:
- the LOC131651165 gene encoding uncharacterized protein LOC131651165 — protein: MWKTLASYIRSRRQICLTVASSGIASLLLPGGRTTHSKFKIPIPTLESSTCDINKGSDRGDMLKLSKLIIWDEAPMCHKFCFEALDKTLRDIMGGTRSSDKIFGGKVIVFGGDFRQILPVIPRGSRSDIIHATINSSYIWDHCKVLKLTKNMRLQQSGTTTSASELERFSNWILKVGDGKLAEPNDGYADIDIPADILISNFDDPLRAIFENTYPNFEAKFNNVAFLQSRAILDGTIETVDEINHYVLDNLPGDEKEYLSSDSVDTHDGDGNECFDVLTPEFLNGLRTSGLPNHRIRLKVNTPIMLLRNIDQAEGLCNGTRLIVTRLADHVIEAKIISGKNIGGIIYIARMDITPTQTPWPFRMTRRQFPITVCYAMTINKSQGQSLDHVGIYLPRSVFSHGQLYVAVSRVKSRKGLKILIHDKEKLPLTTTTNVVFKEVFENV